From one Anaerococcus prevotii DSM 20548 genomic stretch:
- a CDS encoding barstar family protein gives MINIDANLFTDKERFYEILNENFDFDYKVENLDALFDQLIYVDASFRIINYKKIFTNLGDYGDKLMRVFLDGVKMYDLDIDFIS, from the coding sequence ATGATTAATATTGATGCGAACTTGTTTACTGACAAGGAAAGATTCTACGAGATTTTAAATGAGAATTTCGATTTTGATTATAAGGTAGAAAACCTGGACGCCCTTTTCGACCAGCTTATTTACGTCGACGCCTCTTTTAGGATAATCAATTACAAGAAAATTTTTACAAACCTCGGCGATTATGGGGATAAGCTAATGCGTGTTTTCCTCGATGGGGTAAAGATGTACGATTTGGATATAGATTTTATTAGTTGA
- a CDS encoding GntR family transcriptional regulator: protein MTYRTKQEEIRDFIALEIISGKLKDGDKLYAKTFFTNKFKVNPHYVDLAIASMIKAGFVFEAIDYYYIIANDDIIRRLKDEFSNRFINEFLDNMKSLGLDYDKALRLLEMRGMANG, encoded by the coding sequence ATGACTTATAGGACAAAACAAGAAGAAATCAGAGATTTTATTGCCTTGGAGATTATTTCAGGAAAACTCAAGGACGGGGATAAGCTTTATGCCAAGACCTTTTTTACCAACAAGTTTAAGGTAAATCCACACTACGTGGACCTTGCAATCGCGAGCATGATTAAGGCAGGCTTCGTCTTTGAGGCTATTGACTATTATTATATTATTGCAAATGATGATATTATAAGAAGACTGAAGGATGAGTTTTCCAATAGATTTATAAACGAGTTTTTGGATAATATGAAATCCCTTGGCCTTGATTATGACAAGGCCCTAAGGTTATTAGAAATGAGGGGAATGGCCAATGGATAA
- a CDS encoding ribonuclease domain-containing protein, with protein sequence MKVKKYFSYLLIILALIFTSCRLTNDKDIKINEEIIEENIGEEGKILDEDGSYYSLEDVSSYLVEFNHLPPNYITKKEAIDLGWSPKDGNLWDVTDKAVIGGDHFGNFEGNLPEGNYKEADVNYKGGRRGAERIIFDEDINIYYTKDHYETFERIHP encoded by the coding sequence ATGAAAGTCAAAAAGTATTTTTCTTATCTTTTAATTATCCTGGCCTTGATTTTTACATCTTGTAGGCTTACAAATGATAAGGATATTAAGATAAATGAAGAGATAATAGAAGAAAATATTGGAGAAGAAGGAAAGATTCTAGATGAGGATGGATCTTACTATAGCTTGGAGGATGTTTCCTCATACCTTGTCGAATTTAACCATCTTCCTCCAAATTATATCACCAAGAAGGAGGCAATAGATTTAGGTTGGTCTCCTAAGGATGGTAATTTGTGGGATGTTACGGACAAGGCTGTGATCGGTGGAGATCATTTCGGAAACTTCGAAGGAAATCTTCCCGAAGGAAATTATAAGGAAGCTGACGTCAACTACAAGGGCGGAAGGCGAGGAGCCGAGAGGATAATTTTCGATGAAGATATAAACATCTACTACACCAAGGACCATTACGAGACATTTGAAAGGATACATCCATGA
- a CDS encoding class C sortase translates to MKKQSKLTKISFIGYLLILIGLLFVTVPLINRTANEISYNKRVEEFEKEQANRPKEEIEEENKAAEKYNELVKNSDTSILDPFTTEDNQNRYNYFKNSNEVFAYLEIPKLGKNLPIYLDATLDHISRGVAQVEGTSIPVGGKGTRSVIAGHRDWWGDTMFLYVDELVEGDDVYIKRATETLHYKVSDKEVIGPYDWDRLEKRGDQDVLTLLTCSPFYPPRPDRLLVNCIRYEEPKEANGEEKKEDKKEDQTPVKRVQRASLLTKLGAGLGIILIILLLVRLIKRIKYTRKNK, encoded by the coding sequence TTGAAAAAACAATCAAAACTAACAAAAATTAGCTTCATAGGATATCTTCTTATCCTTATTGGCCTACTTTTTGTAACAGTGCCCTTGATAAATAGGACTGCAAACGAGATCTCCTATAACAAGAGAGTAGAAGAATTCGAGAAAGAGCAAGCAAATAGACCAAAAGAAGAAATCGAAGAAGAAAACAAGGCTGCCGAAAAATACAATGAGTTAGTCAAAAACTCCGACACCAGCATCCTAGATCCTTTCACTACAGAAGACAACCAGAACCGTTACAACTACTTCAAAAACTCAAACGAAGTCTTCGCCTACCTAGAAATCCCAAAACTCGGCAAGAATCTCCCAATCTATCTTGATGCGACACTTGATCACATATCAAGAGGAGTTGCCCAAGTAGAAGGAACAAGCATTCCTGTAGGAGGAAAGGGAACAAGGTCAGTCATAGCAGGCCACAGAGACTGGTGGGGAGATACCATGTTTCTTTATGTAGACGAACTAGTCGAAGGAGATGACGTCTACATCAAAAGAGCAACTGAGACCCTCCACTACAAGGTAAGCGACAAAGAAGTAATAGGCCCATATGATTGGGATAGACTAGAAAAAAGAGGAGACCAAGACGTCCTAACCCTCCTAACCTGTTCACCCTTCTACCCACCACGCCCAGACAGACTCCTAGTAAACTGCATAAGATACGAAGAGCCAAAAGAAGCAAATGGAGAAGAAAAGAAAGAAGATAAAAAAGAAGACCAAACTCCAGTAAAAAGAGTACAAAGAGCAAGCCTTCTAACAAAATTAGGAGCAGGCCTTGGAATAATCCTAATAATCCTCCTACTAGTGAGACTAATTAAAAGAATAAAATACACAAGAAAAAACAAATAA